AGTCAggacgcgtgcggacgtgtgaacGGGCGGTTGAGAGGTGAGGGTGAAAGCGGGCggagcgagccagccagagtgacccctttcccctaaggGCGAGTGAGGCCCATCCCTCTACAGCCACGCACCGTTTCATCACAGTGTAACTGTGGAGTAACAACTGATCTCTTTATACTTTCACCTTTGTTGCCTCGCTGGTTGTACGTTCATATCTATCGTCTTGCTTACTGTCATTTAACATCTGTTGTATGCTAATTGTAATTCACAGTACTTTCATATCTATCGTCTTACTGTCATTTAACATCTGTTGTATGCTAATTGTAATTCACAGTACTTTCATATCTCTCGTCTTGCTGACTGTAACTTGACATCTGTTGTATGCTGATTGTCATTCCCACCATAACCGGAATGATTGTCATCTCGGCCACAAGTCCTACAATTCAACTTCACAACTGTGAGCAAACAGTCCGCTCGCTCGTATTTCAACTAACAGTTCAGCCATCCGACTATCGATACCCAGTCAACCTCACAACAATGAGgtgttatatatacatatagcgATGATCAATATGAGAGATTGTTAGATGTTAATGCTTGTTAACGGCAAATCCCCCGAGAGACAGTTTACTGTCGGTTGTTGACAGAACCTTAGACAGACCTTCGTCACTTGTTTGCTCTTTGTTCTGGTCAAACTGATTTTCGATTTTGTCGTGCAAACAAGCCATCCACAATAGCACAGACCTACATTTCCCCACCTCAAGCAAATCCCAATACAGATATTTTCGAATCACCTTTTGATTCCCAGTCACGCATGACTAGAGCTGGACATGACTACAAGAGAAAAACACGAAAGCAGTGTAAACTCTACCAGAAAAAATGATTTAGAAAAATTAGGTACCTAAGATGTAAGGACCCAGAGTTTTATTCTGAACAATCTTAACAAGATTAATAGTCATAAAAGAAAGTAGACAGGTCCCTTCAGGACCAGTATATCCAGAACTGGATAGGAGAACTcgaatataaacaaatttatccaaattatagaatgtttaaaagtacTTTTGTACTAGAACCTTACTTAAATAAACATGtactgatatatttttaatatctcaataccatAGAGAAGGTGGTAGAATagagaatcttgaatcttgctATGTGCGGGTTCATGACCTCGTTAGACTGGATGACAGCTGGAAAGTCGTCTAACGTGAAGCAGCCAACCACTGCTGACAGTTCAGCCACTGTCTAGTCAATCTAGTCAATCTAGTGTCTACAGCCGCCATCAGATTAATCACGTGACGTGCGACTTATCAGTTGTGACTCTCGCCTCTCAAGATCCGCTTTGCATTATGACATAACGACATAACGACATAATGCTGCTGTAGACCTGCTGTACTTACAGTCATCTGCACTTTACAGTCATCTGCACTTTACAGCCATCGGCACCAGTCTTGAACAGAAGAGGCCTGCATGTCCTCCTAGTCACGACAGTAAGGAGGGAGAGACATCACTGACAAtaagtaaacatttgttttatttctaggCGGCGCTTCTTCCAACAAGAGAATGGGTTTGTTCGTGTCAGTACCGGATCTGTCAGAATTTCAAAAGAGGAAACTGCTACATGAGTTTACTACTTTCTTTGGTACGTATGACTTCTGGGTCTTCTGTCGTTTGTAGCATGTCGGTTATGTTCTGGAGACATGGGAGACTTGATAGAAAGTTATTTTCTGAATGCTGCAGATTAACGCAGAAACTAATGTACATTGCTAACATTACAATTACATTAACAAAATATGTGTCGCAGACATTAACAAGGATGGTGTCTTGGAATGGAAGGATTTTGATATGGCCAGACAAGTGAGTTACTTTTGAGTGTATTTGTGGTCGTTGGAAACTCACCCCCTCCCGCTCATGCCTATAATTATAATCTTGCACTGTTAGTGTTATCTGAAGGGATAGACAGATGATCATATCATACATTCCAGTCCCAATCCTAAGAGAAACCACAGATGTTTTAAAGAGAGCAGCTACATTTGCTTATTTGTGAGCTTAACATACACCTCACTGTTCAACAAGCAAGGCTTAGGCTGGATTCTGACATCTAATATATGTttactgttaaatattttaatacactcTTTTAGCAAGTATTTTAGAACTAACTTAACATACCTATATGTTTTTTGAAACATGCCGCTGTTACAGTATACGCAGTTAGTGATTTGTATTCTCCAATGGCATCATCAACTTTTCTCTGGAATCAAAGACCCTTACAGCAATTATCTCCTGcagtccgtctgtctgtctgtatgttttCTTGAATATATTAGTGAACTGACGTCTTTCTGAAACTTGTCTGTATAACGTTATATCTCAAAACCCACAGAGAATATGTCATTTGAGCGGCTGGAAGGAGGGATCGGAAAAATTCATCAAAACACAAGAACTCTTCATCGAAATATGGAGGCGACTGCAAGATGAAGGGGACAAAAATCTTGATGGTCGAATAAGCGCCGAAGAATGggtaagatttttgttttgttttgtctgtttgtctgtatcATGCAGTTTACTTTGCGGCGATTTACCCTAGAACCTCAAACATGTCCACATGATACCCTATCCTTTAACAgtaaaagtataagtatttgCATAATTTTAATAGTTGTGAAAGACTGTCTACATCTAGGAGTTACTTTTGTCGCAGCTAAGTATGTGGCAGAAGTTCCACAGAGAAAACGTGGCTGAGCAAAAGAACAAAGTGGACACAGAGAACAAGATACCAGACTGGCTGCAGCGATACGTCGAATACAAGTTCAACCTTTACGACAGAACGGGTGAGATTGTATTcactgtggttgttgttgttttgttttttttcaaacaagatTTTCGAGCACATGGTGGGACACCTATGTTTGTCCAGTTTTTCACGCACGTGTGATGCTTGGTGTGTGCAGGCGACGGCGTCATCGACACGGAGGAGTTCGAATATGTGTTGTCCGACTTCGGTGTGTCCTCCAAGGATGCCAGGACCTGCTACCTGCTGTTTTCAAATGTGGGTAGCGACACAGTGTACATTGCTCCATTATACTTACTGCCAATGACCATCGCGAACTGGAAATAAGATAGAACAAGGCGGGCAAGCAGGTTGGGGGGAGTAAATACTCATGTGTTCAGGAAGTGTATGTATGTGGAGTCGGGAAGTAACTACTAAAaaggagggagggatggagagggagaagaatgaagaagaattAAGGTAGTAAAAAAGATCGAATGACCCACAGACAAATGGAAGGACCCTGTAAGTGATGTAAATAAGTTTCATATGCAAGTGTCATGTGTAAGTGATGTTAAAAAATGGCGTTTGCTGAGTGGCGGTGATGGTTGCGATAATGGCGTTGATGGCAGTCAATCAGATGTGTGGCGCTGTTACAGAACCACGAGAAGAAGGTGGACCTGGACTACTTCAAGACCCTGTCGGCTGAGTACTACCGCTCCGACGACCCTAGCGCCCTAGGGAATTTCATCACGGGAAAACTGGACTTCGAGCAGGGCAAGTCACAGGCAACAAACAAGAACTGACCAGTCTGTCCACTGGCACCCGCCCTTGGATTTTTATACAACCGATAGTGTGGTCTGGACAGTTAGCCGTGTTTTCTGTGCGTACCTTGCTGAGAAACTTGTCATACTATATACTCTGATAGAGAGCTAGAAATAAATGTGTCTGCGCTGTATTAACTGCTTCAGAGATTGCATTTCTTCTGTAAATGGACATGGTTCTTACATCAGCAACTGCTGCCTGTATCTGTGTCACTGTCGCCTGTCATCGTCACGCTCCTATGATCTTGTGGACGACAAATGCTATCAGAGGAATATATCCGCCATAAATCAGTTCCGCCGTTGATACATTCCTGTCAGCGGCACAGTTTGCCGCTTGAAACGGCGATCACTTAATTAGGTCTGCTTTTACAAAGCCTATATACACAGGCTTCCTTGGCGATACCTTTAGCAAATGGAACagtaccttttttttcaaaaaagtcttttaaagttAACCTTTACTTGGTCTAAAGTCACAAGCTAAAACTAACCGTTATCCATCACGAATTTGTCTATTTTAAGATTTTACCATTCGAAAAGTTGAATAGACCTGGACATGTTGACTTATTTCATCGTATGCCATATATAATACAGACTTATTTTTGAGTAggtgatatttaaaaataataaaagatccCATAGCGTTTGTAAATTACCTGAGGTTTTATCATACATTTCCGGCTTTCATCTCATCACTTTTAAATAAGCTTGTGACtatttttaacagtatttttttttatatttatacccCATTGTTCACATACAGATCAAACTCAGCACTCGTACAGTTAGTGAGTACACattttttgataatttattttttccaagcACCACCATCTTCACGGATCACCAATTTCAGAGTGGCAGTAACCAATGTCATTATCAACAAGACAAAAATCACTATTTTCAGCACTATGTAGCCTAGGTTACATATTATGAGTAGACAAAGTATGACCGCCCATAattccaataataataataattacttgtTGATTCCTAGATTAAGGAattcttcatgtttcttttcctcACCAGCCTGGGTCAAGATTTAAACCCATTGCTACATTTCTCTCCACATTCACACATTACTTTGCATCTTACTCTTTTACATTCTTTGAAAGTGTGCTAAAACTTTACATAACTGTTTATCTTAAAATCTGCAAATCTCTGGATGCTGTGGCAGAACACAAACTATTGGAAGCTGAACAATACAAGGccaatgacaaataaaaggGTCTGGGGCAGAGATTCAATGCcattaaaaacagcaaaagagaAATGTGAGCCTAAGTAAACAAGATGAAAGTCTTTAGCAGGGAGCTACATACAATTAATAAACCTCTTTGAACTGAAGTTTTCATTCCAGAAGCTTCAAGAAGCATAACCATATTgcaccattttttaaataacacaaatgaaaaatctgTCATGAAAGAAGTAAATTACAGAAACTTTACACAAATTACTAATCAATCATAAACTGTACTGAGAAATGGAGACaaatcttttaaacaaattataacaatCTGCATGTGGATTGTTAATAAATATACAGTCCAAAAACCAGGTTGACTGCTAAGCTGTTTAAATCTCAATACCACTGTACTGTTTTTAACTATGGTAAATGTTTAACAGTCTCCATatgcttaaacattttttatctcttatttACATAGAAAATATTTGATCTTGTCTTCAAACTCTTACATTGtccttttcaaaaaataaaaaatatcacatCTCTATGACAAACTAAAATTAGAAATACAGCCAACCTGAAGTCAATGTTGAGCTTAAAGTAGTGCGGCAGTACTGCAATAACTATTTCACCTCTAATTTTAAGTCATGCAGTCTACACTGTCTGCCCTTCTACATTTTCAGGACAGTTTCCTGAAGAttcacacatataaacacactgGTGATGTAACCACCACCAAAATAGTTTGCtgctttcattttaaagataCACTTTTGATGGTAACATCTGACACATAATGCTTCTATGTTTACCCCTGTAGCTACAGTATACCTTTATACCTTTCTATTACACTGCAACTCATCTACTTTTTTCCAGATCaatacatttctatttttattatcttccatTAAAATTCTGATACTCCAAATAAAAATGGGGCCCAACTAAAATATCCTCAAGACCTTTTAAGCATACCAGGTGTTATATAGCATAGCTTATCACACACATTAGCTGAAAGCCTGTCTAAGCCCAGAGCTGCAGCTATGACCAGAAATCCAGTTATACAAGAGGTAACAGCACTCTCAGTCATAGGAACACTCGTGCGTGCAGTCactgactcacacacacacagagaaaatctcttaattattttattatcaaagagTGCATGATGGTCTGCACTGCATAATACACAGATCCTTTATCGTTAGTCAGCAGCATCACAGTATCATAGGATGTAAAGCTGAAAATATGTTTGCTGCTAGTTTCATTCAGCTTGTACTGCTGCTGCAATGGTGGAATATATCACTATAAACAGGAGCACACATACTTCTTTAGTCAAAGCATGTCATTTGATTATATATGTCTAAAGTTTAAATCTCTGAACAGATAAAATGTTAACACTGACCGTGTTGATCTTCAAAAtgcaagaaattaaatattattgcTCAACATACTTCAATAAGGCATCAacaatagattttaaaaaaaaaataatctctagCCTcctccaacaaaaaaaatatccatAGATCTACATGTCAAAACAATATCATTATCAACAAAGAGACATTCCCCTCCTTATAAAAAAGTTGTAAGTAATCTAAGcttcattttagttttatacCCAGTGTAGTACATTATAAAAGCAGCAGTTAAActagaaaacaatgaaaatgcttcaatctttctttgatcttttaaaaaacactgaATATACAATGCAGCACcatatgcaataaaaaaaaatcttacaggCTATCCTGAAAGAAGGAAATCCAAACTCCTTAAACTATTGTGCCATCCCTtgaaaaatctatttaaaaactGTCATAGATTATGTAAGTGTTACATTGTATACAACCACTCATTTCATGTTCCCAGTTTAGCTTTACTATGAAAACCCAAGTATAAGCAAGAATGCTGAGTTGTTTGCATAATAATGTGAAGGAATCTTATGAAGTTTATGAAAAGACAGTGAATTGTAATGTGTTTCtcaccttttcctttttctacaAGTAAAATAATACTTTGCCATGTGACAGATCAGAAttagaaagttaaaaatatattgaataaATTTAACATCTTGCTCTAATCAGAATGGAAGACTATTCCTTGAGAAAAAGCAGTCTACAGTGTCAAACTGTGGTATGTATAACATGTACCCAACCCACCAATCCATTGCATTACTGTACACTAGCTGACTTAAGTGCCTCATCTATTCTCCATTTTTCTAAATTTGGTCACTTTGGACGTAAAATAGGCAGTCAAACAGTAAAACATTAATCAAGAAAAATGACAGCCTTGTGCCCAAAGAACTGGACAAAATGAAGATAACGCTGAAAGAGGAAGCTTATGGTGACACCcatataacaaaacaaaaaaataaaatctttaaactaAAGCTGCAGGCAAATGTTATCATTTCCACTGAAACTTAATATCATTTTTAGTTTATAAAAGGTAAACAGACACATTTCAAATTCCAAATCCTGCACACAAACAGTTGGGAGGCAAAATGAAGAATAAGGTTAATGTGCACGCACAGATTCAAGCATGCATAAACATTCTtgacatataaatatacttttctcTGTTAAAGAGAACAGTTTAACCAACTACGGAATGTCTTTTCAGATTTGACTGAATCTGTCATTATCTCCAACTGCACACgcacaacattttcttttctttttgtctcagaTTGCccttaaaagtaaaaaattaacaaaacttgCGTTTAGTGTATATTTAATAATTCCACATCTTAGTCACATCCATGAATTTGATACCATGCTGTGGTACTAATGCTAATATCAGTAATAAGAGAGTACTTGGAAGTTTAATACTGAacatttgtttccttctctcctATGCACCTACCTATTGCCCTCAAGTAAAAATTGAATGAAATGCAACAGATTTGTGAAAGacggaggagaaagaaagggagagaaaaaggatGATTGCATATCAAATAaagagagaatatgtgtgtgtgtgagagagagcaagcaagctcaaagggagataaatgaTAGACATgtatgacaaacacaaagaaggaaatgaaataaaaatcttatatGTAGCAAGCACTTGGAATGTCAGCAATGATTACAGATGTGCTATGTGTGTTCGCATATGCTTCttcaaaaaataatatgtaGTGAATGCTTCAGTGCATTCCAAACACTTGTATGGTTTTTCATTAGTATGCAtcacaaaatgtcttttcaaaTAGTAGTTAGTTGAGAAGGCATAATGACAGGTGGGACATTTGTATGGCCGCTCACCTGTATGAGTTCTCTGATGCTTTTTCAAGTCTGATGACTCTGGAAATGCAGCATTGCACTCAGAACatttaaatggtttttcacCTGTGTGACCCCTCATGTGTATTTTCAATCTTGTCTTTGTGGTAAAGCCACTGCCACATTCTGTACACACAAATGGTTTAACTCCAGTATGGGTCATTATGTGCACAGACAAGTGGTTCTTGGTTATAAATGCAGCAGAGCAATGGGGGCACTTAAATGGCTTTTCCCCTGTGTGCATCCTGTTATGAacctttaaattaaatttagttGAATAACTTGCATTGCACTCCTTACATGGGTATGGTTTTTCTCCAGTGTGAACTCTCATGTGTGTCTTAAGATTGTGCTTTGTGACAAACAAGGAGTCACACTCCTCACATCTGTACCGTTTTTTAGGGTTCTCTAATTTCTGTTGAGTACTTTTAGATACAGCTGCTGTATGTTCTTCTTTCAGAAATGATTCCAAACTAGCACTTCCTATTATATCATCTTTGTCTAGCTCATCACCATCATAAAAAGAGCATGGTGATGACAGACCTGTTTCCCTCTTCTGCTGGCTTGACTTTAAGTTCTGTCTGGTCTGCTGAATGTCGTCCATGCTGTCCCCACatgtgaaagaagaagaaaatgaatgtgcAGACCCCTCGGCATCTCCAGAAGAAACCTTATCTGATGTGGTATCTTGGCTGTATTCTGTGATAAATGACTCCTCATCACATAACAGGTCTGTATCCAAAACACAATCATAGTCAGCGCTAACAGGAACACTTCTCCTTATTGGTTTTAAGCCAGCTTTCCTTGACTTACTGCATTTTCCTGACAACTGATTGATCTCTGAACAATCAGGTTCACGACTTTTACAAATGATTTTTATGCTTCGCAGTTTTTCACTATCTGAACTTGAAATTTCACATGCTTTCTTACAGTCTATTCCTGACAGGGAATCATCTGGAGGCAGCAAAATTTCCTCATTTATGGATACACATAATGCATCTTGTCTTTGCACATTCTTATAACTTGCATAATTGGTTGGAAGTCGAACCTCAGCAGGTTGTCGACGAAGTGGTACATGTTTACATGGGCGCAAAGTTTTCACCAAAGGTTTAATCTCAATAGAAAGGTTTTCCACCTCCTCCATCAGAACTTGTTTAATGCGCTTATGGTTTCCCTTGTTCTGTGGTTACAACCCTCAGTCCTTAAGATGTTACAGGAACCATTCCTGCAAAAGTGAATAGCTTTTCAATTCCTTAATAAGCAATCTTATGTAACTTATAGTGTAAGAAAAATATGTggtaagtaaaagaaataacagaaattcttcaaacattttgtgcaaataaaacataaaattctaTTAAAGAGGcttattgtttttgtgtttttttttggttgcttttttttgtttttttgttttttttcaaagtctaaCTTTACCCAAGTTGTCATTGGAGATATTTATTAGGCAGTGCAGAGCAGTAGAAACTATGCATTTCACTTACTTTGTGAAAATCTGAATAAGTGGAAACAATTGTTGTTTGTATAATCGTCCCATAGGCAGTAAATGTATTCCTTGTAATAAAGTTCATACACAATTCGTTGTGTGATATGGTTAGTATCTACTTTTACTGATAtatcataaaacattaaatatctaGAGGTCATTACATACAAAGATCTAACTAGTAATAaaagttgtgatttttttattaaacagaaGAAATGACAACTTAAATACTTGGAGACATTCAAATGTAGTCTGCTCTGCTCGTGTACTTTGTAGTTGTTATGACACCTAGCAGCTGTAAATAATCCTAAATTCACGAAGAAACGGCAGGCAACTAAAATCTGTCGCTTTCTTACCACTTTCACATAGACGAGTATAATGGTACAAATCAACCACGCGA
The Pomacea canaliculata isolate SZHN2017 linkage group LG2, ASM307304v1, whole genome shotgun sequence genome window above contains:
- the LOC112556779 gene encoding calexcitin-2-like isoform X3; the protein is MGLFVSVPDLSEFQKRKLLHEFTTFFDINKDGVLEWKDFDMARQRICHLSGWKEGSEKFIKTQELFIEIWRRLQDEGDKNLDGRISAEEWLSMWQKFHRENVAEQKNKVDTENKIPDWLQRYVEYKFNLYDRTGDGVIDTEEFEYVLSDFGVSSKDARTCYLLFSNNHEKKVDLDYFKTLSAEYYRSDDPSALGNFITGKLDFEQGKSQATNKN
- the LOC112556779 gene encoding calexcitin-2-like isoform X2, translating into MCRYVRIRGASSNKRMGLFVSVPDLSEFQKRKLLHEFTTFFDINKDGVLEWKDFDMARQRICHLSGWKEGSEKFIKTQELFIEIWRRLQDEGDKNLDGRISAEEWLSMWQKFHRENVAEQKNKVDTENKIPDWLQRYVEYKFNLYDRTGDGVIDTEEFEYVLSDFGVSSKDARTCYLLFSNNHEKKVDLDYFKTLSAEYYRSDDPSALGNFITGKLDFEQGKSQATNKN
- the LOC112555117 gene encoding zinc finger protein 98-like, giving the protein MVTASFIRMEGEDYGNKKCKGENKLQTISPNSQHDGKWQNPGFLDEHLISSSSVLNTSEEIGTSSSQTLTLPKPFACGICQKEFGLTNVKAFLQHMQAHVKEKPYFCTVCPSTFSRESFLKIHMYKHTGERPFVCKDCGKAFHRPSYLKVHMWKHTGVKCFSCKECGATYARLSYLKNHMWKHTGVKKFVCKECGAAFARTSYLKTHMTKHTGVRPYVCEECGASYARGSYLKVHKRKHTGEKLNKGNHKRIKQVLMEEVENLSIEIKPLVKTLRPCKHVPLRRQPAEVRLPTNYASYKNVQRQDALCVSINEEILLPPDDSLSGIDCKKACEISSSDSEKLRSIKIICKSREPDCSEINQLSGKCSKSRKAGLKPIRRSVPVSADYDCVLDTDLLCDEESFITEYSQDTTSDKVSSGDAEGSAHSFSSSFTCGDSMDDIQQTRQNLKSSQQKRETGLSSPCSFYDGDELDKDDIIGSASLESFLKEEHTAAVSKSTQQKLENPKKRYRCEECDSLFVTKHNLKTHMRVHTGEKPYPCKECNASYSTKFNLKVHNRMHTGEKPFKCPHCSAAFITKNHLSVHIMTHTGVKPFVCTECGSGFTTKTRLKIHMRGHTGEKPFKCSECNAAFPESSDLKKHQRTHTGERPYKCPTCHYAFSTNYYLKRHFVMHTNEKPYKCLECTEAFTTYYFLKKHMRTHIAHL
- the LOC112556779 gene encoding calexcitin-2-like isoform X1, producing MCFGLGQPGPLAALRKLFGGGASSNKRMGLFVSVPDLSEFQKRKLLHEFTTFFDINKDGVLEWKDFDMARQRICHLSGWKEGSEKFIKTQELFIEIWRRLQDEGDKNLDGRISAEEWLSMWQKFHRENVAEQKNKVDTENKIPDWLQRYVEYKFNLYDRTGDGVIDTEEFEYVLSDFGVSSKDARTCYLLFSNNHEKKVDLDYFKTLSAEYYRSDDPSALGNFITGKLDFEQGKSQATNKN